One part of the Magallana gigas chromosome 5, xbMagGiga1.1, whole genome shotgun sequence genome encodes these proteins:
- the LOC109617963 gene encoding ATP-dependent DNA helicase RecQ, with protein sequence MAASIDIDMGILKERFNIQDLKRIQREGITAILSGTDLFVGCKTGSGKSLIYECIPLLIPDSSVLVIAPLQSIMKEQTERLQKLGFSAMCVGDEEFNDPRITKMECDFLFGSPEALLGDRKWRERLQTPEYQRKIKLIVVDEAHTIVQWGIGSKDEEPFREWFSRIGELRSICPKVPIAALTATSSASQRRTILNKLCFSKHSEVIAESPDRENIKITSVQVPNNEDLHTTFGWLIDGLKAEKESFPRHVIFSETILTVSKIYSAFVDMLGSDCKYVNMFHSKTKETLKEEIRKDMTQDGFIRVLICTNSAGMGVNYSFLRNVVHYGLPHKMDTFVQQMGRAGRTGELSNELLLFKLHKGMLKKVDTDLVQLAKDTQCRRKVLCNSYLCIKDDNNPLHNCCDVCEKECQCGGESCPATHPARMERKIYCPSMERTVSDQERVLLRDKLRALKFSLSISNTLLSSELMHGLTDDVIEDIVAKSDKLFSPYDILATMPIWSYEFSEKICTILSDVFGDIEMYDFDDSNDSD encoded by the exons ATGGCGGCCTCGATAGACATAGACATGGGAATTTTGAAAGAACGGTTTAATATTCAGGATTTAAAACGTATTCAGCGAGAGGGAATTACAGCAATATTAAGTGGAACAGATTTATTCGTAGGTTGTAAAACTGGAAGCGGGAAATCTCTTATATATGAGTGCATACCGCTGTTAATACCAGACTCTAGTGTACTCGTCATTGCACCATTGCAATCTATAATGAAGGAACAAACAGAAAGACTACAAAAGTTAGGATTTTCAGCTATGTGTGTCGGAGACGAAGAATTTAATGACCCTAGAATAACGAAAATGGAATGTGACTTTTTATTTGGGAGTCCAGAAGCGCTCTTGGGAGATAGAAAATGGCGCGAGAGGTTGCAGACACCCGAGTACCAGaggaaaattaaattgattgtgGTGGATGAAGCACATACAATTGTACAGTG GGGGATCGGCAGTAAAGATGAAGAACCCTTCCGGGAATGGTTTTCCAGAATAGGAGAATTACGATCCATTTGCCCTAAAGTACCCATTGCTGCATTGACTGCAACTTCATCAGCTTCTCAAAGGAGGACGATTTTGAACAAACTATGTTTCAGTAAGCATTCTGAAGTGATTGCAGAATCTCCTGACagagaaaacataaaaataacatcTGTTCAAGTTCCCAATAATGAAGATTTACACACAACATTTGGTTGGCTAATTGATGGACTAAAGGCAGAGAAAGAATCCTTCCCAagacatgtgatattttctgaGACAATTCTTACAGTCTCTAAGATATACTCTGCTTTTGTTGATATGCTAGGAAGTGATTGTAAATACGTTAATATGTTTCATagcaaaacaaaagaaactCTGAAGGAAGAAATCCGAAAAGATATGACGCAGGATGGCTTTATCCGAGTTCTTATTTGCACAAACTCTGCGGGGATGGGGGTCAACtattcctttttaagaaatGTAGTTCATTATGGATTGCCACACAAAATGGACACATTTGTGCAACAAATGGGTAGAGCAGGACGAACTGGTGAACTATCCAATGAACTTTTATTATTCAAACTGCATAAAGGGATGTTAAAAAAAGTGGATACTGATCTTGTTCAGCTGGCAAAAGATACTCAATGCCGACGCAAAGTACTGTGCAATTCCTACCTGTGCATCAAGGATGACAACAACCCTTTACATAACTGTTGTGACGTGTGTGAAAAGGAATGCCAATGTGGTGGTGAATCATGCCCAGCAACGCACCCAGCACGTATGGAAAGGAAGATCTATTGTCCTAGTATGGAACGTACTGTATCAGACCAAGAACGTGTTCTTTTAAGAGACAAATTGAGGGCATTAAAGTTTTCGTTATCCATTTCCAACACATTGCTCTCATCTGAACTGATGCATGGCCTTACAGACGATGTGATTGAAGATATTGTGGCAAAATCTGACAAGCTTTTTTCTCCCTATGACATTTTGGCTACTATGCCCATTTGGTCATATGAATTTTCAGAGAAGATATGCACTATATTAAGTGATGTGTTCGGAGACATTGAGATGTATGACTTTGATGACAGTAATGATTCCGATTGA
- the LOC109617964 gene encoding uncharacterized protein: MAANTKCCICTTEIGPKQRRLVSSPAFQVKNQLEEVLERSIRIDTDQYVCIPCFTKLNRLSKIDFDLEHKIASLRAEKNEILGAVRAKMKMVSTNSPAKAASQEKRHIIHSPTPRKLKKLVTSKQMSVEKRTPNKFHKTVVTPNKSIQTRPVLTPRSSKRRKLFFKDPPADSIRISYRGKLQGVVKSRIVKGQWKSVLKSILRGDKSKTLAKKIVGIEALRKDIHLLINGQAAKESKTISKLSDASFLRNSTGKDLCEMDMLPFIHELKTKCPVLHGLLESVMGKSTSLRLSVAAAVLLFNRNNHLSAIHHVIGQILDQGGATDETIRLLSNMGLSVGPKAVYKKKVELQDVQREKIKDTVLQQRQQEEIKAKADELSKPALMYRHLTCGGVTQSLQQTIVSSLEGDTYLNQLHELAFMRNHSGNLQNLLQVPVSKR; encoded by the exons ATGGCCGCTAATACAAAGTGCTGTATTTGTACAACCGAAATCGGTCCTAAACAGCGGCGGTTAGTTTCTTCCCCAGCATTTCAAGTAAAAAATCAACTAGAGGAAGTATTGGAGAGATCCATAAGAATAGATACTGACCAGTATGTTTGTATACCATGTTTCACTAAATTAAATCGCCTATCAAAAATCGACTTTGATTTAGAACACAAAATTGCCTCACTGAGagctgaaaaaaatgaaattcttggTGCAGTTCGTGCTAAGATGAAAATGGTGTCGACAAATTCTCCTGCTAAAGCAGCCTCGCAAGAGAAAAGACACATAATTCATAGTCCCACGCCTCGGAAGCTGAAAAAATTAGTAACCTCAAAACAAATGTCGGTGGAAAAGAGGACCCCTAACAAATTTCACAAAACAGTGGTGACACCAAATAAAAGTATTCAGACGAGGCCTGTTTTAACTCCAAGATCCTCTAAGCGCAGAAAACTTTTCTTCAAAGACCCACCAGCAGATAGTATTAGG ATTTCTTATCGAGGCAAATTGCAGGGAGTAGTTAAGTCTAGAATTGTAAAAGGACAATGGAAAAGTGTTTTGAAGTCTATTTTAAGAGGTGACAAAAGCAAAAcccttgctaaaaaaattgttggGATAGAAGCGTTAAGAAAGGATATACACCTTTTGATAAATGGTCAAGCTGCCAAGGAATCAAAGACAATAAGCAAATTAAGTGATGCATCTTTCCTTCGCAATTCAACCGGTAAAGATTTATGTGAGATGGACATGCTTCCATTTATTCATGAGCTTAAGACAAAGTGTCCAGTGTTACATGGCCTTTTAGAAAGTGTCATGGGGAAATCTACTTCTTTGAGGTTATCAGTTGCAGCAGCAGTACTTCTCTTCAACCGAAACAACCACTTGTCAGCAATCCACCATGTGATCGGTCAGATTCTGGATCAAGGAGGGGCCACAGATGAG ACTATTAGGTTGCTGAGCAACATGGGACTGTCAGTTGGACCTAAAGCAgtatataaaaagaaagttgAGCTGCAGGATGTGCAGAGAGAAAAGATCAAGGACACAGTATTACAGCAGAGACAACAGGAAGAGATAAAAGCTAAAGCAGATGAACTCAGTAAACCTGCTTTAATG TATCGCCACCTCACCTGTGGAGGAGTTACTCAAAGCCTTCAGCAAACTATTGTATCAAGCCTGGAGGGGGATACATATTTAAATCAGCTGCATGAGTTAGCCTTTATGCGTAATCATAGTG GGAATCTACAAAACCTTCTACAAGTGCCAGTCAGCAAGAGATGA